The following coding sequences lie in one Arabidopsis thaliana chromosome 3, partial sequence genomic window:
- a CDS encoding 2-oxoglutarate (2OG) and Fe(II)-dependent oxygenase superfamily protein (2-oxoglutarate (2OG) and Fe(II)-dependent oxygenase superfamily protein; FUNCTIONS IN: oxidoreductase activity, acting on paired donors, with incorporation or reduction of molecular oxygen, 2-oxoglutarate as one donor, and incorporation of one atom each of oxygen into both donors, oxidoreductase activity; INVOLVED IN: biological_process unknown; LOCATED IN: cellular_component unknown; EXPRESSED IN: root; CONTAINS InterPro DOMAIN/s: Oxoglutarate/iron-dependent oxygenase (InterPro:IPR005123); BEST Arabidopsis thaliana protein match is: 2-oxoglutarate (2OG) and Fe(II)-dependent oxygenase superfamily protein (TAIR:AT1G55290.1); Has 8653 Blast hits to 8615 proteins in 1001 species: Archae - 0; Bacteria - 1126; Metazoa - 119; Fungi - 1049; Plants - 4930; Viruses - 0; Other Eukaryotes - 1429 (source: NCBI BLink).), producing the protein MGINFEDQTTLFNFVVREGNGVKGMIDSGLSSVPRPFVQPLSERIPTQKALTCEATQPIDLSNLDGPQHKEVAKQIVEAAETLGFFQVVNHGVSVELLELLKSSAHEFFAQAPEEKSMYLKEVSPSKLVKYGTSFVPDKEKAIEWKDYVSMLYTNDSEALQHWPQPCREVALEFLNSSMEMVKNVVNILMENVGVTLEEEKMNGLMGTKMVNMNYYPTCPSPELTVGVGRHSDMGMLTVLLQDGIGGLYVKLDNGEWAEIPPVHGALVINIGDTLQILSNGKYKSAEHRVRTTNIGSRVSVPIFTAPNPSQKVGPLPEVVKRDGVARYKEFLFQDYMNNFFGQPHDGKKSLDFARAE; encoded by the exons ATGGGTATCAATTTCGAGGACCAAACCACATTGTTCAATTTCGTGGTCAGAGAAGGTAACGGCGTGAAAGGAATGATAGACTCGGGCCTCTCTAGTGTTCCACGGCCCTTCGTCCAGCCTCTCTCTGAGCGAATCCCGACCCAAAAAGCCCTTACGTGTGAGGCTACCCAGCCAATCGATCTTTCCAACCTAGACGGCCCACAACACAAGGAGGTGGCCAAGCAGATTGTCGAAGCTGCCGAGACACTTGGCTTCTTCCAG GTGGTGAACCATGGTGTTTCGGTGGAGCTGCTGGAGTTGCTAAAATCGTCGGCTCATGAGTTTTTTGCACAAGCTCCTGAGGAAAAATCGATGTACCTGAAGGAAGTGAGTCCAAGCAAGCTGGTTAAGTACGGAACGAGCTTTGTGCCAGATAAGGAGAAGGCGATTGAGTGGAAGGATTATGTGAGCATGCTTTACACCAATGACAGTGAGGCTCTTCAACACTGGCCTCAACCATgcag GGAGGTGGCACTTGAGTTCCTAAATTCATCGATGGAAATGGTGAAAAATGTAGTTAACATTCTGATGGAGAATGTTGGAGTGACactagaagaagagaaaatgaatgGTTTGATGGGAACCAAGATGGTCAACATGAACTACTACCCTACTTGTCCGAGCCCCGAGCTGACCGTCGGCGTCGGCCGTCACTCAGACATGGGAATGTTGACCGTTTTATTACAAGACGGCATTGGTGGTCTCTACGTTAAACTAGACAACGGTGAATGGGCCGAGATCCCTCCTGTCCATGGAGCTTTGGTCATCAACATCGGCGACACTTTGCAG ATTTTGAGCAATGGGAAGTACAAAAGTGCGGAGCATAGGGTTCGAACCACAAACATCGGATCAAGAGTCTCTGTGCCCATTTTCACGGCACCAAATCCCTCCCAGAAGGTCGGTCCCTTGCCGGAAGTTGTGAAACGCGACGGAGTGGCTCGTTACAAGgagtttttgtttcaagaCTACATGAATAACTTCTTCGGCCAACCACACGACGGCAAAAAATCTCTCGACTTCGCACGTGCCGAGTGA